The Macrobrachium rosenbergii isolate ZJJX-2024 chromosome 56, ASM4041242v1, whole genome shotgun sequence genome includes a region encoding these proteins:
- the LOC136836181 gene encoding zinc finger MYM-type protein 1-like: MAETVLDEITDELYQSTWFSIMVDESKDISGREQLSVVVRYLFDYTLHEEFLGFVRLHELNAEYLKNSICEMLLTCNIDAKNCVGQTYDGASVMSGTNSGVQRLFREEAAPEATYIHCYNHRLKLVIVDVVKSVKIADQLFGLLESIYVFMSSAVLHELFLQKQNKLFPDKQPQKLKKLSDTRWACQYAACKVMLLKLPAIFQTLEEVANEHSGKRATDAAGLLNAVNFSFIISLVVFEILLHRTKLLSDMLQSPTLDLAAAADMVETLHDDELEQEREGSNWDILWSKATDVAKELDIPVRFAHKSGRKRQQSSMLGQEETPNSKHDFCVNLFYPVLDRFLAELDSRFSDDNKQLLSLFQHWIQEAPNFLMQRSLNQWQSSMELSCVI; this comes from the coding sequence ATGGCCGAAACCGTCCTTGATGAGATAACAGATGAGCTTTATCAATCTACTTGGTTTTCTATAATGGTTGATGAGTCAAAGGACATTAGTGGAAGAGAACAGCTGTCTGTTGTTGTTAGGTATTTGTTTGATTATACCCTACATGAGGAGTTTTTGGGGTTCGTAAGACTGCATGAACTAAATGCAGAGTATCTTAAAAACAGCATATGTGAAATGTTACTGACATGCAATATTGATGCAAAGAATTGCGTTGGTCAAACATATGATGGAGCCTCAGTAATGAGTGGGACAAATTCTGGTGTACAAAGACTTTTCCGAGAAGAGGCTGCACCAGAGGCAACTTATATTCATTGTTATAATCACCGCCTAAAGTTGGTGATTGTGGATGTTGTTAAGTCTGTCAAGATTGCAGACCAGTTATTTGGATTGTTGGAATCCATATATGTGTTCATGTCATCAGCTGTGCTGCACGAGTTGTtcctgcaaaaacaaaacaaactattTCCGGACAAACAACCCCAAAAGCTTAAAAAATTGAGTGACACAAGATGGGCATGTCAGTATGCAGCCTGCAAAGTAATGCTGCTGAAACTACCAGCTATTTTCCAAACTCTGGAGGAAGTAGCCAATGAGCACTCTGGCAAGCGTGCTACTGATGCAGCTGGACTCTTGAATGCAGTTAATTTCTCATTCATCATAAGCCTTGTTGTGTTTGAAATTCTGCTGCACAGAACCAAACTGCTCTCAGATATGTTGCAATCACCTACACTTGATCTAGCCGCTGCTGCTGATATGGTTGAGACTCTACATGATGATGAGctggagcaagagagagagggttcaaaTTGGGATATTCTTTGGTCTAAAGCAACAGACGTGGCAAAGGAACTAGACATCCCAGTCAGATTTGCTCATAAATCAGGGAGAAAAAGACAGCAATCTTCCATGCTTGGCCAGGAAGAAACACCTAACTCAAAACATGACTTTTGTGTAAATCTGTTCTACCCAGTGCTTGACCGCTTTTTAGCAGAACTTGACTCTAGATTCAGTGACGATAACAAACAATTACTGAGTCTATTTCAGCACTGGATCCAAGAAGCTCCAAATTTTTTAATGCAGAGATCATTGAACCAATGGCAGTCCAGTATGGAGTTGAGCTGTGTGATTTAG